Genomic window (Centroberyx gerrardi isolate f3 chromosome 9, fCenGer3.hap1.cur.20231027, whole genome shotgun sequence):
AAGAAACTTTTCTGTGCAATAATCtctatatttttctatttccagAACTTGACAAAATGGCTTGCGCAGCAGACAGCTGCATACAATTCACGCGCCATGCAAGTGATGTTCTGCTCAACCTGAATCGGCTGCGTAGCAGGGATATTCTCACAGATGTCACTATCTTGGTCAACAGACAGCAGTTTCGTGCGCACAAGACCGTTCTCATGGCTTGCAGGTGTGTGTTATTTAAGTCTGGTTATAtgagcagtttttttttcagcagctCCTTTGAAGTTGAAGTAACtgatctttctctttctttctttattttttcatgaCTGCAGTGGGCTGTTTTACACCATCTTTACTGACTCCCATAAGTGCAACCTTAATGCTATCAGCCTGGACCCAAAAGTGGACCCAGAAGGCTTTGCCATTCTCCTGGAGTTTATGTACACCTCCCGTCTCACACTGAAGGAGAGCCTGATTATGGCCATCATGAACACAGCCATCTACTTGCAGATGGACCATGTTGTGGACACCTGCCACAGATTCATCAAGTCCAGGTTGGTAGTAGTAGGTTCAGTTTCAAATCAGTACAAATCCATTATCAACGTGTGCCGTGTTCTCACCTTCTCATTCTGTCCACAGTGATCCATCTGCCAAGCTGCCCAGAGATGAGTTTTTGGTCAGTCCCTTGGTTTTACCTCAGGATGTCCATGCTTACCGGCCCCATGATGTTGTTGACAGTTTGCACAGCCGCGTAGCTCCATTCAGGGATGGGAGGCCCTATGCTTCAAACATGTTCAATGGGGTCAGTACCCCCAGCAACTACCATCTCTACGGTCAGTTTCCTATGCCAGgattccctttccctctctgcaaGCTGACTGATGCCAAAAATGCTTTTGCTGACCTCTCAAAGGGTGGTATCCACCACAAGCATTGCTCTCCGCATGACAGCACCAGCACCATGAGGGCAGAATACACCCGGGCAGTGGGCGCCTCTAGCATTATTCATTCCGCCACCTATGCTTCCAGGGAGGTAGGAAGAGACGATGAGATGAGGAAGGAAAGCCATGAGGGGGTCGTCGGCCAGTCTATCGGTCTAGGTCCGAGGAAGCGCGTGTTTCCCATGTTGAGCCTTGAGCAGCAGAAGGAGACGGGCAAAGAGCACGCTCCTCAGGCGGAGGAAGACATGATCCATCAGCACTACCCTCTGGGGATCTCCTCTGCCGGACGCAAGAGCCTGATGAGCAGCCCGCAGAGCCCCCTCAAATCAGACTGCCAGCCCAACTCCCCGACAGAATCTAGCAGTAGCAAGAACGCCGGCCTCTCCCAGGCTGCCCGAGCGCAAGCCCCGCAAGGTACGCCGGACCCCAAGGCTCGCAACTGGAAGAAGTACAAGTTCATTGTGCTGAATCAGAGTGCCAAGGAGGATGAGGCCGGGCAGCGGGACCCTGGGCTGCGTTCACCTCAGCGCCTTGGCCTGCCACCCTACCTCCATCCCAGCGACTCGGAGAACCTCGACCCACAAACCACGACCAAGAGCAGCGAGCACAGTGAGGATCTACCTGTGCCCCAGGCCAGCCGCCtcaacaacatcatcaacagGTGAGACCCTCTCTTACAAAATGCACAGCTGCACATTCAAGGTAGTTGAAAAGCCGGTAAGCTACAATGTAAAGAGGTAATTGTTGGTATAACCTGCATGGAATAATCAGAACGATGCAATTAAGAGTAAATACAACAGGAAAATGTAAGCTTAATATGTAAATCCTTACCCACATtgcatcatatatatatatatatatatatatatatatatatataatataaccTGAAACCCATGATACACTGCCAGGATTTTGAGAAAATGTAAGAACTGATCACAGATGAAAGGAGAATATCATCAACAATTATGACCAACAGTATTTTGCTATACTTTAGCTCGTTATAACCCACTGTGTTAGACACTTAAACTTGTGTCATTCACTAATTTGCATCCCTACCAATGGCAATATTCCCCATCACTATGGCCTCAGAAAGTTGCCCATGTATTATTGCCTTCATGCTTTATGCATAAAAACAGCCCAATCTTATATTGAAATTTGCATGTATCAGTGACTTTATCTGACTTGAAGTATTTGTTTTATGTCTCTAGAGCACTTGAGGGATCACAGAGGAATGGTGACAGTCACCCTTCACACTACCTGAGTCGCCGGAACTGCTCCTCATGTGGCTCTCAGTCCCCGCAGCACTCAGAAGTCTGTCCCAACCCCTCCGGGTCCCGATTAGCGGAGGAGATGGCCGAGTTGCATTCAGAATACTCAGACTCCAGCTGTGGTGAGTTTCTGACTGCATATACAACAGAAGATGAGTCTTAACATGTCCGTGGCTAATGCAAATCAACAATTATCatctattattaattaattccATTTTCTGATTTCTCCTGAACAGAAAACGGTACATTCTTTTGTAATGAATGTGACTCAAAGTTTGCTGAAGATGAAGCTCTAAAGCAACATATGCTTCAAGTACACAGCGACAAGCCATACAAGTGTGACCGCTGCCAGGCAGCTTTCCGCTACAAGGGCAACCTTGCCAGCCACAAGACTGTCCACACAGGTACAGACATACAACATTTAACTTTATTCACTCATCTAAGAGATGAATTTATTGTTTTCCAAGCCTGTGCTGCTTTGCTGCTTTAtactgaaatgttttctttgataTTTTCAGGAGAGAAGCCGTATCGCTGTAATATCTGTGGTGCTCAGTTCAACAGACCAGCTAACCTCAAGACTCATACTCGCATCCACTCAGGAGAGAAGCCATACAAATGTGAGACGTGTGGAGCTCGTTTTGTACAGGTGAGACACTTTTACATACTAGTCTGAATTTGGTCACGGCCTTCTTTTTCCATTGTGTGCGGATTAATAGCATTGATACTCGACTCTTagctgtgattatgggtacaatGGTGATGCGCTTATCGTCAGCACGACCaaagtacccataatcacagagAAGAACATCCTCACGGGTATTACGGCTTTTATACAAAGGCTGCAAATACGTGTACTGGCTGAAAAGTTTCATCCGTGGTTGTGGGTGTTTATAAAATTATTGCTAATTAGCTCCCTGGACACCACAAACGTTACTGTAGCGACCAATAAAGCACAGCTGGTAGAACAGTAGAAATGCTCTTTTGACCAAGTTTGGCTTATTTATTGGATTatttgtatgattttttttgtacgtgtgtgtgttatcaggtCGCTCATCTCCGTGCCCATGTGTTGATCCACACGGGCGAGAAGCCATATCCATGTGAGATCTGTGGAACACGCTTCCGTCACCTCCAGACGCTGAAGAGCCACCTGCGTatccacacaggagaaaaaCCCTACCATGTAAGTTCACACATGCTTAAAAATGTTCCAAACAAGCTCACACAATCACGCCAACTTCTGCTGAATGTGATATGCTGCGAGGCGGGGGAATACCTGACAATAATGTAACGTTTCCCTTTTCAGTGTGAGAAATGCAACTTGCACTTCCGCCACAAGAGTCAGCTGCGATTGCATCTGCGACAGAAGCAC
Coding sequences:
- the bcl6aa gene encoding BCL6A transcription repressor a; this encodes MQEVSRKALPELDKMACAADSCIQFTRHASDVLLNLNRLRSRDILTDVTILVNRQQFRAHKTVLMACSGLFYTIFTDSHKCNLNAISLDPKVDPEGFAILLEFMYTSRLTLKESLIMAIMNTAIYLQMDHVVDTCHRFIKSSDPSAKLPRDEFLVSPLVLPQDVHAYRPHDVVDSLHSRVAPFRDGRPYASNMFNGVSTPSNYHLYGQFPMPGFPFPLCKLTDAKNAFADLSKGGIHHKHCSPHDSTSTMRAEYTRAVGASSIIHSATYASREVGRDDEMRKESHEGVVGQSIGLGPRKRVFPMLSLEQQKETGKEHAPQAEEDMIHQHYPLGISSAGRKSLMSSPQSPLKSDCQPNSPTESSSSKNAGLSQAARAQAPQGTPDPKARNWKKYKFIVLNQSAKEDEAGQRDPGLRSPQRLGLPPYLHPSDSENLDPQTTTKSSEHSEDLPVPQASRLNNIINRALEGSQRNGDSHPSHYLSRRNCSSCGSQSPQHSEVCPNPSGSRLAEEMAELHSEYSDSSCENGTFFCNECDSKFAEDEALKQHMLQVHSDKPYKCDRCQAAFRYKGNLASHKTVHTGEKPYRCNICGAQFNRPANLKTHTRIHSGEKPYKCETCGARFVQVAHLRAHVLIHTGEKPYPCEICGTRFRHLQTLKSHLRIHTGEKPYHCEKCNLHFRHKSQLRLHLRQKHGAITNTKIQYRMSTADMPTDLTKAC